The Terriglobia bacterium genome includes the window CGATTCGCCATTGAAACATTGGCGCCCGCGCGGAGCAGCAGATCCGCCGTCTCCAGGTCGTCGGCGCGAACGGCCCAGTGCAGCGCCGTCGTCCCGTCCACTTGCGGCGCGTTGACGTCGGCTTTTTTCTGCAACAGGGACCGGACGGCCTCTTTGTTGCCGCGCATCGCTGCGTCGGCCACGTCGCTGCTTGCCGCGCAAAGATTGACAGCAGTCAGAACTGCAATCACAACACACCCGAGTATGTACCGGATATTCATTTTGGGGCTCCTGCGAGGCAATATACTTCAATCGATTGTCGGAGACAAGATTACCTGTAGGCGCGGTGTATAAAGACGGCGAAATGACTCGTTATTTTGATGGCAGCGCGTAGCATGGTATAAGTTCGGCCTCAGACAATCACTCGATTCGTTGTTTCGCAAACAGGGAAATCCATTTCTCGATCACGGAGGTTTAGCGCGATGCGAAAACATTATCGCTCGTTCCTATCGTTGCTCTTGCCAGCCGTTTTAATCCTCAGCGGATATGCCGTCGTTAAGGCTCAGCAAGAAAGTTCTTCGGCGGTCAAAGGGGGGCGCTGGTCTGATCCAGCCACCTGGTCTGACAGGAAGGTACCAGCCAAAGACGACGCAGTCACCATTGGCAGAGACATGGAAGTTGTCCTCGACGTCAGTCCGGCGCCGCTGCGCAGTTTAACGATCAACGGCAAACTGAGCTTCGCGGATAACAAGGATCTTGAACTGACCACAGAGTGGATCATGTTACACGGGGAGTTGGAGATTGGTAGTGAAGCCAAGCCCCACACGCGCAATGCGACAATTACCCTGACCAATAACGTCCCGGGTGAAGACATCGAAACAATGGGTGACCGCGGGATCATGATCATGGGCGGAACCCTGAGCCTGCACGGTACTCAGAAAAACTCCTGGACCAAGCTGACAAAAACAGCCGCCGCGGGTGGCACCTCAATAGAAGTCTTGAATGCCGCTGGCTGGAAAAAAGGTGACGCGATTGTTCTCGCGTCAACGGATTTCGATCCCCACCAGGCAGAGAGACGAACCATCTCCGGCATCTCTGGAAAAGTGATTACGCTGGATCAGAAACTCGAGTATATGCACTACGGTCAAGTCACCTTCGGCGTGGATGAGCGTGGTGAAGTCGGTATGCTCACACGCAATATTAAAATCCAGGCTTCAGCTGACGCAGAAACCTCATTCAGTGGCGGGCATGTGATGGCGATGGCCGGGTCAACAATGCA containing:
- a CDS encoding G8 domain-containing protein; amino-acid sequence: MRKHYRSFLSLLLPAVLILSGYAVVKAQQESSSAVKGGRWSDPATWSDRKVPAKDDAVTIGRDMEVVLDVSPAPLRSLTINGKLSFADNKDLELTTEWIMLHGELEIGSEAKPHTRNATITLTNNVPGEDIETMGDRGIMIMGGTLSLHGTQKNSWTKLTKTAAAGGTSIEVLNAAGWKKGDAIVLASTDFDPHQAERRTISGISGKVITLDQKLEYMHYGQVTFGVDERGEVGMLTRNIKIQASADAETSFSGGHVMAMAGSTMQVSGVEFFRMGQHENLARYPIHWHLVGDTQGQYIENSAIHDTYSRCVTVHGTNNVRVENNVAYNNVGHCYFLEDGVEHGNQYISNLGMLTKCHPTRPCNPTNAINGSGAGQNATDQLIPSDNTASTFWITNPDNTYRGNVSAGSEATGFWMAFPEHPTGKFEGTEVSKATWPRRM